The Rhipicephalus microplus isolate Deutch F79 unplaced genomic scaffold, USDA_Rmic scaffold_14, whole genome shotgun sequence genome contains a region encoding:
- the LOC119181933 gene encoding uncharacterized protein LOC119181933 produces the protein MEADFFFGPKNFCRLQEALEVLDSAEEADNDVDLVIVPPEPTAETDEEGDDNCIEDLRMNDVCGLLEVHGLPADLLPHAQSAPKKARNGTAPKWQQSAPQNSWSVPTNGTEDRRSSS, from the exons atggaggcagatTTTTTCTTTGGCCCGAAAAATTTCTGCCGACTTCAAGAAGCTCTAGAAGTGCTTGACAGTGCAGAAGAGGCAGATAATGATGTTGACTTGGTGATCGTGCCCCCTGAGCCTACTGCAGAAACCGATGAAGAAGGAGATGACAACTGCATTGAAGACCTTCGGATGAATGACGTATGCG GTTTGCTCGAGGTTCACGGGCTTCCTGCAGATCTTCTACCACATGCTCAAAGTGCCCCTAAAAAGGCGAGGAATGGGACCGCCCCCAAATGGCAACAAAGTGCACCTCAGAACTCTTGGTCTGTGCCCACGAATGGAACTGAAGACCGAAGAAGCAGTTCGTAG